The Maledivibacter sp. sequence GTATCATGCTTTATGAAAGTAGAATATCATCGGATTCCATAGCAAAGCTACGGAATATGGGGCATGATGTTGAGATGCTATCAGAATATGATAGAAAATTAGGGGGAGTCCAAGGCATTAAATATAATGATGAAATGATAATAAAAGGAGCGGCGGATCCCAGAAGGGATGGAGTGGCAATTGGCTATTGACATAAAAATAATTAGGAGAGTAAGTATGGATAAATTGATGGAAAGAAGAAGTATAGGAAACAAGGCTATGGTTTCCAGTGGTAAAGCACAAGCCTCCCAAATAGGAATAGATATTCTTAAAAAGGGAGGGAATGCCATAGATGCAGCAGTGGCTGTGGGTTTTGCCCTAGGGGTATGTGAGCCTGCTACATCGGGCTTAGGGGGTGGCGGGTTTATGACCATAGTTACTCCTGCTATAGGCAAGCCAATCTTTGTTGATTTCAGAGAAGCAGCTCCTGAAAAAGCAAGTCCCCATATGTGGGAAATTGGCGATGATGGCAAGGTAGTTAATAGGGAAAATGCTATAGGAGCAAAATCCGTAAGCACCCCTGGAGAAGTAGCCGGTATGATATATGCTTTGGAAAAATATGGAACGATGAACCTCGCTGAGGTTATGGAACCTGCTATTAGATTAGCTGAGGAAGGCATAGTTGTAACTAAGATGATGGAAGGAATGCTAAGTGAATATGCTGAGCATTTAGGAAAAAGCAAGGATGCGTCTAGGATTTTTTTAAGAAATAATAATTACTATAAAGCGGGAGATATATTTACAAATGTAGATTTAGCAAATAGTTTAAGAGAAATTTCAACGGGAGGGAAAGAAAAATTTTATAGGGGCAAAATAGCCGATGCAATAATTGAGACTATTAATGATAAGGGTGGGATAATGACCCATAATGACCTTAAAAAATATGAAGTTGAATTAAAGAAACCTGTAATAGGAAGCTATAGAGGATATAAGATTATATCTTCACCACCTCCTAGTTCTGGAGGTACCCATATAATTCAGACATTAAATATATTAGAAAGATTTGATGTAGGAAAACTGGAAGTGAATTCCTGTGAGTATTTACATTTGTTTTCAGAGGTTTTTAAATTATCCTATGCCGATAGAGTAAAATTTATGGGTGATACAAATTTTGTTGATGTTCCCTTAAATGGTCTTGGCTCCAAGGAATATGCTAAGATTTTATCAAATAGAATAGACCCCAATAGATCTCAAAATCCTAATATCTATGATCCTTGGACCTATGAACATCATGATACCACCCATTATTCCATAGCGGATTCTGAGGGAAATCTTGTATCAGTAACTAAAACAATCAATCATTTTTTTGGATCTTGTTTAGTGGCAAAGGATACAGGAATTCTGCTTAATGATACTATGGCGGATTTCTCAATAAAAAGGAATGATGTAAACTCAGTGGATAGTGGGAAGAAATCCTTAAGTACCATGGCACCTACTATTATTCTAAAGGATGATAAACCCTTCGCAGTAATAGGGTCTCCCGGTGGAGCAAGAATAATAAATATTGTAGTCCAAGTCATATCTAAGTTGATTGATCATGATATGGACATTCAAGATGCAATTAGTTCTCCTAGAATTACACAGAATACCAGCAACGATATGTTTTATGAAGATAGGATATCAAATTCAGTTATTGACAAATTATCTAATATGGGGCACGATATGAAAAAACGCCTTCCATGGGATAAGAAAATGGGCGGTGTTAACGGAATAAGATTTATGGAGGATGGTACTATAATCGGAGGTGCTGATCCTAGAAGAGATGGTAAAGCTATGGGATTATAGGGATATATGGAGGAGTCAATCATGATGTTAAGAGACACATATGTAGAAATAAATCTTGATAATATGGCACATAATCTAAAAAAGATACGGGAGTATGTAGGGAAGGATGTAGCTATAGCAGCTGTGGTTAAA is a genomic window containing:
- the ggt gene encoding gamma-glutamyltransferase yields the protein MDKLMERRSIGNKAMVSSGKAQASQIGIDILKKGGNAIDAAVAVGFALGVCEPATSGLGGGGFMTIVTPAIGKPIFVDFREAAPEKASPHMWEIGDDGKVVNRENAIGAKSVSTPGEVAGMIYALEKYGTMNLAEVMEPAIRLAEEGIVVTKMMEGMLSEYAEHLGKSKDASRIFLRNNNYYKAGDIFTNVDLANSLREISTGGKEKFYRGKIADAIIETINDKGGIMTHNDLKKYEVELKKPVIGSYRGYKIISSPPPSSGGTHIIQTLNILERFDVGKLEVNSCEYLHLFSEVFKLSYADRVKFMGDTNFVDVPLNGLGSKEYAKILSNRIDPNRSQNPNIYDPWTYEHHDTTHYSIADSEGNLVSVTKTINHFFGSCLVAKDTGILLNDTMADFSIKRNDVNSVDSGKKSLSTMAPTIILKDDKPFAVIGSPGGARIINIVVQVISKLIDHDMDIQDAISSPRITQNTSNDMFYEDRISNSVIDKLSNMGHDMKKRLPWDKKMGGVNGIRFMEDGTIIGGADPRRDGKAMGL